In Dermacentor variabilis isolate Ectoservices chromosome 11, ASM5094787v1, whole genome shotgun sequence, one genomic interval encodes:
- the LOC142563864 gene encoding uncharacterized protein LOC142563864, protein MAAVLAEFGDMFAHSATPLVEVVSGLRFLLPAEFVEPYTRILPSHDESHVASALAIREFRVRAEVLDSSRDLLEAWSHREELFDKHVRVTSRFVVFSPTIYSELRLECGTEAVYLNAHLVGVHLVDSLVQRLCLRGESEGQAQVVPEASLGRLCAEDPRRLTDVLYPQLALRVVSRALKTGDSWHRSAFTWGSWKLSESQLFYELFYVREVCSHAGRLPRAYLQQSAQLLMASEDFRRAFGCPSFGRSRISVGLAST, encoded by the exons ATGGCGGCGGTGCTCGCCGAGTTTGGGGATATGTTCGCGCACAGCGCCACGCCGCTCGTCGAGGTGGTGTCCGGCCTGCGTTTCCTGCTGCCTGCGGAGTTCGTCGAGCCATACACGCGGATTCTGCCGTCGCACGACGAGTCCCACGTCGCCAGCGCACTCGCGATCAGGGAATTTCGAGTGCGCGCAGAGGTGCTGGACAGCTCCCGAGATTTGCTCGAA GCCTGGTCTCACCGGGAGGAGCTCTTCGACAAGCACGTCCGCGTCACCTcgcgcttcgtcgtcttctctcCCACCATCTACTCGGAGCTTCGACTCGAGTGCGGCACCGAGGCCGTGTACCTCAACGCCCACCTGGTGGGCGTCCACCTGGTGGACAGTCTCGTCCAGCGGCTCTGCCTGAGGGGCGAGAGCGAAGGCCAAGCCCAAGTCGTGCCGGAGGCCTCCCTCGGCCGTCTGTGCGCCGAGGACCCGCGTCGTCTCACGGACGTCCTGTACCCGCAGCTGGCGCTTCGCGTCGTCAGCCGGGCCCTGAAGACGGGAGACTCGTGGCACCGCAGTGCCTTCACCTGGGGCTCGTGGAAGTTGAGCGAGAGCCAGCTCTTCTATGAGCTCTTCTACGTGCGCGAGGTCTGCTCCCACGCGGGACGCCTGCCTCGCGCTTACCTGCAGCAGAGCGCTCAGCTCCTGATGGCATCAGAGGACTTTCGCAGGGCCTTCGGCTGTCCGTCCTTCGGGAGGAGCCGGATCTCGGTGGGACTCGCCTCGACATGA